The following proteins are encoded in a genomic region of Magnolia sinica isolate HGM2019 chromosome 1, MsV1, whole genome shotgun sequence:
- the LOC131237675 gene encoding scarecrow-like protein 32 encodes MKAELRGTPKPITLPNPNLFNTPQGSLSGALKGCLGSLDGACIEKLLLHCASALECNDITLAQQVMWVLNNVASSLGDPNQRLTSWFLRALISKASRVCPTSMNFHGTATLQRATTRSMTVTELAGYVDLIPWHRFGFCTANSAIFKEIEGHSKVHILDFSITHCMQWPTLIDALAKRPEGAPSLRITVPSSRPPVPPLLNVPCEEVGLRLANFAKLRDVSFEFHVIEGPSSNPSDVLSESSLLHHEFLLAQLNPSSLDLRDDEVLIINCQNWVRYLSDELVVSTQDPSLRDRFLDAIRSLNPSIVVVVDEDSDLDSPSLTSRITACFNYLWIPFDALETFLPKDSCQRMEYEADVGHKIENIIGFEGVQRIERLESGNRLVQRMKKAQFQSVPFCEETVREVRFLLDEHASGWGMKREDDMLVLTWKGHNSVFATAWVPCRIDE; translated from the coding sequence ATGAAGGCCGAACTTAGGGGCACCCCAAAACCTATCACCCTCCCAAACCCTAATCTCTTCAACACTCCTCAAGGTTCTCTCTCTGGTGCCCTAAAGGGCTGCCTGGGCAGCTTAGATGGCGCTTGCATAGAGAAGCTTCTCCTCCACTGTGCAAGTGCCCTAGAGTGCAACGACATAACCCTAGCGCAACAAGTGATGTGGGTACTCAACAATGTCGCTTCGTCACTCGGCGACCCTAACCAAAGGCTCACCTCATGGTTCTTGAGGGCACTCATCTCCAAGGCTTCTAGGGTTTGCCCTACTTCCATGAACTTCCATGGCACTGCTACCCTTCAGCGGGCCACGACAAGATCGATGACTGTGACTGAGCTAGCAGGTTATGTGGACCTCATTCCATGGCACAGGTTTGGTTTCTGCACAGCGAATAGCGCCATCTTTAAGGAGATCGAAGGGCACTCAAAGGTACATATCTTGGATTTCAGTATTACACACTGTATGCAATGGCCTACACTCATTGATGCCCTAGCAAAGAGGCCTGAAGGTGCTCCGTCTCTTCGCATCACAGTGCCATCCTCTAGGCCACCCGTTCCTCCTTTGCTCAATGTCCCTTGTGAAGAAGTAGGTCTACGTTTGGCAAATTTTGCTAAGTTAAGGGATGTCTCCTTTGAATTTCATGTAATTGAAGGCCCTTCATCTAATCCTAGTGATGTTTTATCGGAGTCCTCTTTGCTCCACCATGAATTTCTCTTGGCCCAGCTGAATCCCTCTTCACTGGACCTTCGAGATGATGAGGTCTTAATCATTAATTGCCAGAATTGGGTGCGATACTTATCCGATGAGCTGGTTGTGAGCACTCAAGATCCTTCTCTCCGAGACAGGTTTCTAGATGCTATTCGAAGTCTCAATCCTAGTATTGTTGTTGTGGTTGATGAGGATTCAGATTTGGACTCCCCGAGCCTCACATCAAGGATTACTGCGTGTTTCAACTATTTGTGGATACCGTTTGATGCTTTAGAGACTTTCTTGCCTAAGGATAGTTGCCAAAGGATGGAATATGAAGCCGATGTCGGGCACAAGATTGAGAACATCATTGGCTTTGAAGGGGTACAGAGGATCGAGAGGTTGGAATCCGGCAATCGGTTGGTGCAACGCATGAAGAAAGCCCAGTTTCAAAGTGTCCCATTTTGTGAGGAGACTGTGAGGGAAGTGAGGTTCTTATTAGATGAGCATGCTAGTGGCTGGGGAATGAAGAGGGAAGATGACATGTTGGTGCTCACATGGAAGGGCCATAATTCAGTCTTTGCTACAGCTTGGGTGCCTTGTAGGATTGATGAGTAA
- the LOC131237685 gene encoding uncharacterized protein LOC131237685: MRFFGFVSCYGPPARPDVPDAPPRIEETGALAALTCAPADSASGRKSGGRSNSAMWRPSLVAISEDSVVCVGPAGKGKRTVRSSGKNLAGKSNSRAKITVHDYNERFGHHTVPSILPAFAPTAFLF, from the exons ATGAGGTTCTTCGGATTCGTGTCCTGCTACGGGCCACCAGCACGGCCCGACGTGCCGGACGCCCCCCCGCGCATAGAAGAGACAGGGGCGCTCGCGGCGCTAACGTGCGCCCCGGCCGATTCGGCAAGCGGGAGAAAGAGCGGGGGGCGGAGTAACTCGGCCATGTGGCGGCCTTCGCTTGTCGCGATTTCTGAGGACAGCGTGGTCTGTGTGGGACCCGCGGGGAAGGGGAAACGGACGGTCAGATCGTCGGGGAAGAATTTGGCGGGAAAGAGCAACTCAAGGGCTAAGATTACCGTACACGACTACAACGAACGTTTCGG GCATCATACCGTTCCTTCCATCCTTCCTGCGTTCGCCCCGACCGCGTTCTTGTTTTGA